Within Paenibacillus albicereus, the genomic segment AGCAGCATGTTTTCCAGCGCGACGCGCTCCAGCTCGCTCAGGCGCTCGAGCCCGACGATATAGGCCTTGGCGGCTTCTCGGACGCGAGTCTCCAGCGCCGCTCCGTCGCCGGAGTGCGCGGGTCCGCTGTCGAGAATCTGGTCCCCGTCGGCATCCATGTCCTCGAAGATCGAGGCATAGGCCAAGTAGAATTCCAGCGCGCCCAGCAGCGGCCGGCAGCGGCCGTCCTCGCCGCAGCCGAAAAGACGCTCGAACAGCTGGCGGATCGACTCGAAGTCGAGGCTCGCCTTGAGATCGTCGATGATGTACAGGAGCGCCGCCTGTTCCAAGGAGTATTTCTTGCCGGCCTTGGGCGATTCGAAAAACGGCTTGAAATCCCGCTTGACCCAGTTCTGCATCGCCGTAATCGACAAGGACGAATATTCGACCCTCGCGCCGAGCGTCGCGGCCTCCTGCAGCGAGACGCCCTTGATGCCCTGCCCCTTGATGAGCTTCTCCAGCACGGCTGGCCAATCCGTCGTGAGGAAAGCCGGCAGCGCCTTGCCCGAATCCACTTGATCGCGGTGCTCCTTGCGCCATGCATCCTGCACGATCTGAATCGGGCTCTCGGCCCGGCGTCCGCAGAGCGAGAGCAGCAGCTCCGCCATCTGGCGCCGAGTCAGCATAAAGGCTTCCATGCCGTTTTCCTCCTTCCGCTTCAGGCTATCAAGTTCATATGAACCTATCATAAGTCCCCCACATGCCCCTGTAAAGGCTGGCATGGAGGAGAAAAAAGCCGATTGAGCGGCGTTGTTCGCCTCCCACAGCCTTATACCGTCAGCCAAAGACTTTCAAACAGTTGATGGACAGGCGATAGGTTCGATATACTGGTTCAAAAGAACTCATTTCATAAGTAAAGGATGTCGATGATTTAGAATGGACAGTATAGGCTTGAATTTGGCTTTGGTCGCACTGCTGATTTTTCTAACTGCCTTTTTCGTGGCGACGGAGTTCGCCATCATCCGGATTCGGCCGAGCCGCGTGAACCAGCTCGTCGTCGAAGGACGCAAAGGCTCGTTGGCCGTGCAGAAAGTAACGAGCAACCTGGACGGATATCTCTCCGCCTGCCAGCTCGGGATCACCATCACCGCTCTCGGACTCGGCTGGCTCGGCGAGCCAACGATGGAGCGGATCCTGGAACCTCTCTTTCACCAATTCCATCTGAACGACAGCCTGGCGAGTCTTCTGTCCTTTTTGATCGCGTTCTTAGTCGTAACCTACCTGCATGTCGTCGTGGGCGAGCTCGCGCCGAAGTCATGGGCCATCCAGAAAGCCGAATTCATCAGCTTCCTCGTCGCCAAGCCGATCATCTGGTTCCACCGCATCCTCTATCCGTTCATCTGGCTGCTTAACGGCTCCGCCAATGCCCTCATTCGGCTGTTCGGCCTGCGCGCCGTCAGCGAGCATGAGAACGCGCACTCCGAGGAAGAGATTCAAATCATCCTCAGCGAAAGCCTGCAGAGCGGCAAGATCAACAATACCGAGTATGGCTACGTGAGCCGCATCTTCGCTTTTGACGAGATGGTCGCCCGCGAAATCATGGTTCCCCGCACCGACATGGTATGCCTGTACACGAACCATAGCCGCGAGGAGAACCTGGCCGTCATCCAAAAGGAGCAGTACACCCGCTTCCCGGTCGCGACCGAAAGCAAGGACAATATCGTCGGCATGATCAACACGAAGCAGCTCTTTCTGACCTATCAAGAGGATAAGGAATTCAACTTCAAGGATCTGATCCATCCGGTCGTATCCGTGCCGGAGAGCATTCCGGTCAAGCAGCTGCTCAAGCGCATGCAGCTCGAGCGCGTCCACATCGCCATTCTGGTGGACGAGTACGGCGGCACGTCCGGCCTGATTACGATCGAGGACATTCTCGAAGAGATCGTCGGCGAGATCCGCGACGAGTTCGACGAGGACGAGCGCCGCGAGATCGAGAAGCTCGAGGAAAACTGCTACCTGCTCGACGGCAAGCTTTCCCTTGACGAGCTGGGTCAGCTGACGAGCCACAACTTCGACAACGAGGATACCGATACCGTCGGCGGCTGGCTGTATACGCGCCTGCAATCGCCCAAGGTCGGCGTCCAGCATGATTACGAGAATCTGACGTTCATCATTCGCGAGGCGACCAAAAACCGCATCCGCAAGATCGAGCTCATCATCCATACCGAGGACGAGATTTCGTCGGCCGAAGCCCAGGCCGCGCAGGCTCAAGCCGAGCTGAGCGAGGAGCCTTCCTCTTCCTGATCGGAAGCTTGGCTTCCAGCCTCCCCCACCTGCCTGTAGGCAGGTGGTTTTTTTGCGCCATCGGCAGTCCGCCGACGGTTCCGTCTACGAGCAGCAGCTTCCGGCAGACGAGGCCGATCCTATCCCAGCACGAAAAAGCAGCCCTTCCGGAAGTGGAAGAGCTGCTTGCTCGGGACGGCTTAGTTGTCCGTCGTATATGGCAGCAGGGCTACTTGGCGGGAGCGTT encodes:
- a CDS encoding DUF1836 domain-containing protein, which gives rise to MEAFMLTRRQMAELLLSLCGRRAESPIQIVQDAWRKEHRDQVDSGKALPAFLTTDWPAVLEKLIKGQGIKGVSLQEAATLGARVEYSSLSITAMQNWVKRDFKPFFESPKAGKKYSLEQAALLYIIDDLKASLDFESIRQLFERLFGCGEDGRCRPLLGALEFYLAYASIFEDMDADGDQILDSGPAHSGDGAALETRVREAAKAYIVGLERLSELERVALENMLLIAVFSVQAAYFHALTRRYCNATLFLH
- a CDS encoding hemolysin family protein: MDSIGLNLALVALLIFLTAFFVATEFAIIRIRPSRVNQLVVEGRKGSLAVQKVTSNLDGYLSACQLGITITALGLGWLGEPTMERILEPLFHQFHLNDSLASLLSFLIAFLVVTYLHVVVGELAPKSWAIQKAEFISFLVAKPIIWFHRILYPFIWLLNGSANALIRLFGLRAVSEHENAHSEEEIQIILSESLQSGKINNTEYGYVSRIFAFDEMVAREIMVPRTDMVCLYTNHSREENLAVIQKEQYTRFPVATESKDNIVGMINTKQLFLTYQEDKEFNFKDLIHPVVSVPESIPVKQLLKRMQLERVHIAILVDEYGGTSGLITIEDILEEIVGEIRDEFDEDERREIEKLEENCYLLDGKLSLDELGQLTSHNFDNEDTDTVGGWLYTRLQSPKVGVQHDYENLTFIIREATKNRIRKIELIIHTEDEISSAEAQAAQAQAELSEEPSSS